Proteins encoded by one window of Primulina huaijiensis isolate GDHJ02 chromosome 1, ASM1229523v2, whole genome shotgun sequence:
- the LOC140972125 gene encoding uncharacterized protein, whose product MAGRPPRQNRNPRYANTDREGRQEDGQGNGPPPAVNLSRADLMAIATIVATTLQGLGNQNVNQPPPPPPPNGIKFHYESLRKNRCPTFSGAADPEVSQSWLKSVETQLRLLEVPEALKVDVTVPFLEDKAGKWWEAISPAMTAAGPMTWQRFREAFLKQYFPAEVRLQKLSEFENFTQTPDMSVVEYTSQFNALGSYAPAIMADEVLKLHRFKKGLNSRIQSALAVYQPANFSDLMGAAIRAETDIQRREKEFKNKRPMNNQPSRSNQTFKKPNQSGGPSKGPSPTSSYQDIKPCPTCHLRHLGECRRNSGVCFGCGKAGHRIAECPTAANQAAGPNKGTWPNTGANPNKPKEGKPNARVFAMTQEEADDAPEVVSGTILIQNVPAYALFDCGVTHSFVSKSLAKKLGLKPELLAEPFRIATPTNKAIETHEIHRDCLISIGNQKFSTDLIQIVMADCDIILGMDWLAKNNAIVDCKGKRDKLQTPNQEEIVYHGKSKERKSLLSASQAWKAMKSGEDIYLARVSEVQGEAELKIEDIPIVCEFPDVFPEEPPGIVPDREVEFEINLVPGAAPISKAPYRMAPAELKELKEQLQELLDKKQIRPSVSPWGAPVLFVKKKDGSMRLCIDYKELNKITIKNKYPLPRIDDLFDQLKGAAVFSKLDLRTGYHQLKVRAEDIPKTAFRTRYGHYEFTVMPFGLTNAPAAFMDLMNRVFKPFLDQFIVVFIDDILVYSSNERDHEEHLRIALQTLREKELYAKFKKCEFWLKSVSFLGHVISEAGVSVDPRKVEGFDMRATEFPCARMCCVFL is encoded by the coding sequence ATGGCCGGCAGACCCCCGAGACAGAACCGCAACCCGCGTTACGCTAATACCGACCGTGAAGGTAGACAGGAGGATGGACAGGGAAATGGACCCCCGCCTGCAGTCAACTTAAGCCGAGCTGATCTTATGGCCATAGCCACCATTGTAGCGACAACACTGCAAGGGTTGGGAAATCAGAACGTCAATcagccaccaccacctccaccaccaaatGGAATCAAGTTCCACTATGAGTCACTCCGCAAAAATAGATGTCCAACTTTCAGTGGAGCTGCTGACCCTGAAGTTAGCCAGAGCTGGCTAAAAAGTGTAGAGACGCAGCTGCGACTATTGGAAGTTCCCGAAGCACTGAAAGTGGACGTGACTGTGCCGTTCCTAGAAGATAAAGCGGGAAAATGGTGGGAAGCAATCTCGCCAGCCATGACAGCTGCAGGACCAATGACTTGGCAGCGATTTCGAGAAGCCTTTCTGAAACAGTATTTTCCGGCCGAGGTCAGACTGCAGAAACTAAGTGAGTTTGAAAACTTCACTCAAACTCCGGATATGTCGGTTGTGGAATACACCTCCCAGTTTAATGCCCTTGGATCTTATGCTCCGGCCATCATGGCGGACGAAGTTTTGAAATTGCACCGTTTTAAAAAGGGATTGAACAGCAGGATCCAATCGGCCCTAGCAGTCTACCAACCCGCGAATTTTTCAGATCTAATGGGTGCAGCTATCCGAGCTGAAACTGACATCCAGCGCAGAGAGAAGGAATTTAAGAACAAAAGGCCCATGAATAATCAGCCCTCACGCAGTAATCAGACTTTCAAGAAGCCTAACCAGTCCGGTGGACCATCAAAAGGACCTTCGCCTACCTCAAGCTACCAGGATATTAAGCCTTGCCCAACTTGTCACTTACGACACCTGGGAGAATGCCGAAGAAACAGTGGAGTATGCTTCGGATGTGGGAAAGCGGGACACCGAATTGCCGAATGTCCTACTGCCGCCAACCAAGCAGCCGGGCCCAACAAGGGAACATGGCCAAATACAGGAGCTAACCCCAACAAGCCAAAAGAAGGTAAGCCTAATGCCAGGGTCTTTGCTATGACTCAAGAAGAGGCCGACGACGCCCCTGAAGTCGTGTCAGGTACCATTCTTATTCAAAACGTGCCTGCTTATGcgttatttgattgtggtgTCACGCATTCATTTGTATCTAAGAGTCTCGCTAAGAAACTAGGACTTAAGCCCGAATTATTAGCCGAACCTTTTCGAATAGCCACACCTACAAATAAGGCCATCGAAACTCACGAGATCCACAGAGACTGTTTGATCAGTATCGGTAATCAGAAATTCAGCACAGACTTAATACAAATAGTCATGGCCGACTGCgacatcatcctagggatggattggttagccaaaAACAATGCAATAGTGGACTGTAAAGGGAAAAGAGATAAACTCCAAACCCCGAATCAGGAAGAGATCGTGTATCATGGTAAATCCAAGGAACGGAAATCACTCCTTTCCGCTTCCCAAGCATGGAAGGCAATGAAATCCGGAGAAGATATCTACCTAGCAAGGGTTAGCGAAGTGCAAGGAGAAGCCGAACTAAAGATAGAAGACATCCCAATAGTATGTGAGTTCCCGgatgtttttccagaagaacCCCCAGGGATAGTCCCGGACCGCGAAGTCGAATTCGAAATCAATCTGGTTCCTGGTGCAGCTCCAatttctaaagcaccttacAGGATGGCGCCAGCTgaactcaaggagctaaaagagcaactccaagaattgctgGACAAAAAGCAAATTCGACCTAGTGTTTCTCCATGGGGAGCACCAGTactctttgtaaagaagaaagatgggagtatgagaCTGTGCATCGACTACAAagaactgaacaagatcactatcaagaacaagtaccccCTCCCAAGGATTGACGACCTATTTGATCAACTTAAGGGAGCAGCAGTATTTTCTAAACTGGATCTGAGGACGGGATACCACCAACTGAAGGTCAGGGCGGAAGATATCCCCAAAACAGCTTTtcggacaagatatggacattatgagttcacAGTGATGCCTTTCGGGCTGACCAACGCACCTGCAGCCTTCATGGACCTAATGAACAGAGTTTTCAAACCATTCCTGGATCAGTTCATAGTAGTATTTAttgacgacatcctcgtctattCTTCCAACGAGCGAGATCACGAAGAGCATCTGCGCATTGCACTTCAGACTTTGAGAGAAAAGGAGCTCTATGCTAAgtttaagaaatgtgagttctggctaaAGAGTGTATCCTTCTTAGGACACGTAATCTCTGAAGCAGGAGTATCAGTGGATCCCAGGAAAGTCGAG